Proteins from a genomic interval of Pseudomonas sp. RC10:
- the rplD gene encoding 50S ribosomal protein L4: MQLNVNDAQAIEVSELTFGGEFNETLVHQAVVAYMAGGRQGSKQQKTRSDVSGGGKRPWRQKGTGRARAGTIRSPIWRGGGTTFAARPQDHSQKLNKKMYRAALRSILAELVRTDRLVVVQDFAVESPKTKDLLGKLNDMSLTDVLIVSDAVDQNLYLAARNLPHVDVRDVQGSDPVSLIAYDKVLITVSAVKKFEELLG; the protein is encoded by the coding sequence ATGCAATTAAATGTAAATGACGCTCAAGCGATCGAAGTTTCCGAACTGACATTCGGCGGCGAGTTCAACGAGACGCTGGTTCACCAAGCAGTTGTGGCCTACATGGCTGGCGGCCGTCAAGGTAGCAAGCAGCAAAAGACCCGTTCCGACGTTTCCGGTGGCGGCAAGCGCCCATGGCGTCAGAAGGGTACTGGCCGTGCTCGTGCCGGTACTATCCGTAGCCCAATCTGGCGTGGCGGCGGTACCACATTCGCAGCACGTCCTCAGGACCACTCTCAGAAGCTCAACAAGAAGATGTATCGCGCAGCATTGCGCTCCATCCTTGCTGAGCTGGTTCGTACTGATCGTCTGGTCGTGGTTCAGGATTTCGCCGTTGAATCGCCGAAAACCAAAGACCTGCTGGGCAAGCTGAACGACATGAGCCTGACCGACGTATTGATCGTGTCGGATGCTGTTGATCAGAACCTGTACCTGGCTGCTCGCAACCTGCCACACGTTGATGTACGTGATGTCCAAGGTTCCGATCCAGTTAGTCTGATCGCATACGACAAAGTGTTGATCACTGTGTCGGCCGTGAAGAAATTCGAGGAGCTGCTGGGATGA
- the rpmD gene encoding 50S ribosomal protein L30: protein MATVKVTLIKSMTGRIPNHKLCVKGLGLRRIGHTVEVADTPENRGMINKAYYMLRVEG, encoded by the coding sequence ATGGCTACCGTTAAAGTTACTTTGATCAAAAGCATGACCGGCCGCATCCCTAACCACAAACTGTGCGTTAAGGGTCTGGGTCTGCGTCGCATCGGTCACACTGTAGAAGTCGCTGATACCCCGGAAAACCGTGGGATGATCAACAAGGCTTACTACATGCTGCGAGTCGAGGGTTAA
- the rplE gene encoding 50S ribosomal protein L5: protein MARLKEIYWKEIAPKLKEELKLSNVMEVPRVTKITLNMGLGEAIGDKKVIEHAVADLEKITGQKVVVTYARKSIAGFKVREGWPIGVKVTLRRERMYEFLDRLLSISLPRVRDFRGLNAKSFDGRGNYSMGVKEQIIFPEIDYDKIDALRGLDITLTTTARTDEEGRALLRAFKFPFRN, encoded by the coding sequence ATGGCACGACTGAAAGAGATTTACTGGAAGGAAATCGCACCGAAGCTTAAGGAAGAACTTAAGCTGTCGAACGTGATGGAAGTTCCACGCGTAACAAAGATCACCCTGAACATGGGTCTCGGCGAAGCAATCGGCGACAAAAAAGTCATCGAGCATGCTGTTGCTGACCTGGAAAAGATCACCGGCCAGAAAGTCGTTGTGACCTACGCTCGTAAATCCATCGCTGGCTTCAAAGTCCGCGAAGGCTGGCCGATCGGCGTCAAAGTGACTCTGCGCCGTGAGCGTATGTATGAATTCCTGGATCGTCTGCTGTCGATCTCCCTGCCTCGGGTTCGCGACTTCCGCGGCCTGAATGCCAAGTCCTTCGATGGTCGTGGCAACTACAGCATGGGCGTGAAAGAGCAGATCATTTTCCCGGAAATCGACTACGACAAGATCGATGCCCTGCGCGGTCTGGACATTACCCTGACCACCACTGCTCGTACGGACGAAGAAGGTCGCGCATTGCTGCGTGCTTTCAAGTTCCCGTTCCGCAACTGA
- the rpsQ gene encoding 30S ribosomal protein S17, whose product MAEAEKTVRTLTGRVVSDKMDKTITVLIERRVKHPIYGKYVKRSTKLHAHDETNQCHIGDKVTIRETRPMAKTKSWALVDVLERAVEV is encoded by the coding sequence ATGGCTGAAGCCGAAAAAACCGTCCGTACGCTGACTGGCCGTGTCGTCAGCGACAAGATGGACAAGACCATCACCGTACTGATTGAGCGTCGCGTTAAGCACCCTATCTACGGTAAATACGTTAAGCGTTCGACTAAGCTGCACGCGCACGACGAAACCAACCAATGCCACATCGGCGACAAGGTCACTATTCGTGAAACTCGTCCGATGGCCAAGACCAAATCTTGGGCGCTGGTTGATGTTCTCGAACGCGCTGTGGAAGTCTAA
- the rplP gene encoding 50S ribosomal protein L16, producing the protein MLQPKRTKFRKQMTGHNRGLALRGSKVSFGEFALKSVARGRLTARQIESARRALTRHVKRGGKIWIRVFPDKPISKKPLEVRMGKGKGNVEYWVAQIQPGKVLYEIEGVSEELAREAFALAAAKLPLATSFVKRTVM; encoded by the coding sequence ATGTTGCAACCAAAGCGTACGAAGTTCCGCAAGCAGATGACCGGCCACAACCGTGGTTTGGCGCTGCGCGGTAGCAAAGTCAGCTTCGGCGAGTTCGCGCTGAAGTCTGTTGCTCGTGGTCGTCTCACCGCTCGTCAGATCGAGTCAGCGCGTCGTGCTCTGACTCGTCACGTTAAACGTGGCGGCAAGATCTGGATCCGTGTATTCCCGGACAAGCCTATTTCCAAAAAGCCCCTCGAAGTTCGGATGGGTAAAGGTAAGGGTAACGTCGAATACTGGGTTGCCCAGATTCAGCCAGGCAAAGTCCTGTATGAAATCGAGGGTGTTTCCGAAGAGTTGGCGCGTGAGGCTTTCGCCCTGGCTGCTGCAAAGCTGCCGCTCGCCACCTCCTTTGTTAAGCGGACGGTGATGTGA
- the tuf gene encoding elongation factor Tu, which translates to MAKEKFERNKPHVNVGTIGHVDHGKTTLTAALTRVCSEVFGSARVDFDKIDSAPEEKARGITINTAHVEYDSLARHYAHVDCPGHADYVKNMITGAAQMDGAILVCSAADGPMPQTREHILLSRQVGVPYIVVFLNKADLVDDAELLELVEMEVRDLLTTYDFPGDDTPIIIGSARMALEGLDDNEMGTTAVKKLVETLDSYIPEPVRAIDKPFLMPIEDVFSISGRGTVVTGRVERGIVRIQEEVEIVGLRETTKTTCTGVEMFRKLLDEGRAGENCGVLLRGTKRDDVERGQVLVKPGSVKPHTQFEAEIYVLSKEEGGRHTPFFKGYRPQFYFRTTDVTGSCELPEGTEMVMPGDNVKVSVTLIKPIAMEDGLRFAIREGGRTVGAGVVAKIIA; encoded by the coding sequence GTGGCTAAAGAAAAATTTGAACGTAACAAACCGCACGTCAACGTCGGCACCATCGGTCACGTTGACCACGGTAAAACCACTCTGACCGCTGCTCTGACCCGTGTCTGCTCCGAAGTTTTCGGTTCGGCTCGCGTTGACTTCGACAAGATCGACAGCGCTCCAGAAGAGAAGGCTCGTGGTATCACCATCAACACTGCACACGTAGAGTACGACTCGCTTGCTCGTCACTACGCGCACGTTGACTGCCCGGGTCACGCTGACTACGTAAAAAACATGATCACCGGTGCTGCCCAGATGGACGGCGCGATCCTGGTTTGCTCGGCCGCCGATGGTCCGATGCCGCAAACCCGTGAGCACATCCTGCTGTCCCGTCAGGTTGGTGTTCCGTACATCGTAGTCTTCCTGAACAAGGCTGACCTGGTAGATGACGCTGAGCTGCTGGAACTGGTTGAAATGGAAGTCCGCGATCTGCTGACTACCTACGACTTCCCAGGCGACGACACTCCGATCATCATCGGTTCTGCTCGTATGGCTCTGGAAGGTCTCGACGACAATGAGATGGGCACTACTGCCGTCAAGAAACTGGTAGAAACTCTGGACAGCTACATCCCGGAACCAGTTCGTGCTATCGACAAGCCGTTTTTGATGCCAATCGAAGACGTATTCTCGATCTCGGGTCGCGGTACTGTTGTAACCGGTCGTGTTGAGCGTGGCATCGTTCGCATCCAGGAAGAAGTCGAGATCGTGGGTCTGCGTGAGACCACCAAGACGACTTGCACCGGCGTTGAAATGTTCCGCAAGCTGCTGGACGAAGGTCGTGCTGGCGAGAACTGCGGCGTTCTGCTGCGCGGCACCAAGCGTGACGACGTTGAGCGTGGTCAGGTTCTGGTCAAGCCAGGCAGCGTCAAGCCTCACACTCAGTTCGAAGCTGAAATCTACGTTCTGAGCAAGGAAGAAGGCGGTCGTCACACTCCTTTCTTCAAAGGCTACCGTCCACAGTTCTACTTCCGTACTACCGACGTAACTGGTAGCTGCGAACTGCCGGAAGGCACCGAAATGGTTATGCCAGGTGACAACGTTAAAGTTTCCGTCACTCTGATCAAGCCAATCGCAATGGAAGACGGCCTGCGTTTCGCCATCCGTGAAGGCGGTCGTACCGTCGGCGCTGGTGTCGTAGCCAAAATCATCGCCTAA
- the rplW gene encoding 50S ribosomal protein L23, with protein MNQERVFKVLLGPHVSEKATVLADKKGQFVFKVATDATKLEIKKAVESLFSVKVERVTTLNVLGKTKRTARGLGKRNDWKKAVISLQPGQDLDFSSSAE; from the coding sequence ATGAACCAGGAACGCGTATTTAAAGTTCTGCTTGGCCCGCACGTTTCCGAGAAGGCTACGGTTCTGGCAGACAAGAAAGGTCAGTTCGTTTTCAAGGTTGCTACTGATGCAACCAAGCTGGAAATCAAGAAGGCCGTCGAAAGCCTGTTCAGCGTGAAAGTAGAGCGCGTCACTACCCTGAATGTTCTGGGTAAGACCAAACGCACTGCTCGCGGTCTGGGCAAGCGTAATGACTGGAAGAAGGCGGTTATCTCCCTTCAGCCAGGCCAAGATCTCGATTTCAGCAGCAGTGCTGAGTAA
- the rplO gene encoding 50S ribosomal protein L15 produces the protein MKLNDLSPAPGSRREKHRPGRGIGSGLGKTGGRGHKGQTSRSGGTIAPGFEGGQQPLHRRLPKFGFVSLKAMDRAEVRTSELAKVEGVVTVQSLKDANVINQNVQRVKIMLSGEVTRAVTLKGIAATKGARAAIEAAGGKFEE, from the coding sequence ATGAAACTCAATGATCTGAGTCCTGCGCCGGGTTCCCGTCGCGAGAAGCATCGTCCGGGCCGTGGTATCGGTAGTGGTTTGGGTAAGACTGGTGGCCGCGGCCACAAAGGTCAGACCTCCCGCTCCGGTGGCACCATCGCTCCGGGCTTCGAAGGCGGCCAACAGCCGTTGCATCGTCGTCTGCCTAAGTTCGGCTTCGTCTCTTTGAAGGCTATGGATCGTGCAGAAGTTCGCACCTCCGAGCTGGCTAAAGTGGAAGGCGTCGTAACTGTGCAGTCCCTGAAGGATGCCAACGTGATCAACCAAAACGTACAGCGCGTGAAAATCATGCTGTCCGGTGAGGTTACTCGCGCGGTCACCCTCAAAGGTATCGCAGCCACCAAAGGTGCGCGTGCGGCTATCGAAGCAG
- the rpsJ gene encoding 30S ribosomal protein S10 → MQNQQIRIRLKAFDHRLIDQSTQEIVETAKRTGAQVRGPIPLPTRKERFTVLVSPHVNKDARDQYEIRTHKRVLDIVQPTDKTVDALMKLDLAAGVEVQISLG, encoded by the coding sequence ATGCAAAATCAGCAAATCCGTATCAGGTTGAAGGCTTTTGACCATCGCCTGATCGACCAATCCACCCAGGAAATCGTGGAAACCGCGAAACGTACTGGTGCTCAAGTGCGTGGTCCAATTCCACTGCCTACCCGTAAAGAGCGGTTCACTGTTCTGGTTTCTCCGCACGTCAACAAAGACGCGCGCGACCAGTACGAGATTCGCACTCATAAGCGTGTTCTGGACATCGTCCAGCCAACGGATAAAACCGTTGATGCACTTATGAAGCTTGATCTTGCGGCAGGTGTGGAAGTGCAGATCAGCCTCGGCTAA
- the rplN gene encoding 50S ribosomal protein L14, with product MIQTQSMLDVADNSGARRVMCIKVLGGSHRRYAGIGDIIKVTVKEAIPRGKVKKGQVMTAVVVRTRHGVRRADGSIIRFDGNAAVLLNNKQEPIGTRIFGPVTRELRTEKFMKIVSLAPEVL from the coding sequence ATGATTCAGACTCAATCCATGCTCGATGTGGCCGATAACAGCGGCGCTCGCCGCGTTATGTGCATCAAGGTGCTTGGTGGCTCTCATCGTCGTTACGCTGGTATCGGTGACATCATCAAAGTGACCGTCAAGGAAGCAATTCCGCGCGGTAAGGTGAAAAAAGGCCAAGTGATGACTGCTGTTGTAGTCCGCACTCGCCACGGTGTTCGTCGTGCAGACGGCTCCATCATCCGCTTCGATGGCAACGCTGCTGTTCTGTTGAACAACAAGCAAGAGCCGATCGGCACCCGTATCTTTGGGCCAGTGACCCGTGAACTTCGTACTGAGAAGTTCATGAAGATCGTCTCGCTCGCCCCAGAAGTGCTGTAA
- the rplR gene encoding 50S ribosomal protein L18, translating to MTVKKVTRLRRARKARLKMHELEVVRLCVYRSSQHIYAQVISADGSKVLANASTLDKELRDGATGNIDAATKVGQLIAERAKAAGVSQVAFDRSGFKYHGRVKALADAAREGGLEF from the coding sequence ATGACCGTCAAAAAAGTTACCCGACTGCGTCGCGCTCGCAAAGCACGCCTGAAAATGCACGAACTCGAAGTCGTGCGTCTCTGCGTGTACCGCTCTTCGCAGCACATTTATGCCCAGGTCATTTCGGCCGACGGCAGCAAAGTCCTGGCAAATGCCTCGACTTTGGACAAAGAACTGCGTGATGGCGCCACTGGCAACATCGACGCGGCCACTAAAGTTGGCCAGCTGATCGCTGAGCGTGCGAAAGCCGCCGGTGTATCGCAAGTGGCTTTTGATCGTTCCGGCTTCAAGTACCACGGTCGCGTCAAGGCGCTGGCTGATGCTGCTCGTGAAGGCGGGCTGGAGTTCTAA
- the rplX gene encoding 50S ribosomal protein L24 has translation MQKIRRDDEIIVIAGKDKGKRGKVLKVLADDRLVVGGINLVKRHTKPNPMSGVQGGIVEKEAPLHASNVAIFNGATNKADRVGFKVEDGKKIRVFKSTQKAVDA, from the coding sequence ATGCAAAAGATTCGTCGTGACGACGAGATCATCGTGATCGCCGGCAAAGACAAAGGTAAGCGCGGTAAGGTGCTCAAGGTTCTCGCTGACGACCGTTTGGTCGTTGGTGGGATTAACCTGGTGAAGCGTCATACCAAGCCTAACCCGATGTCGGGCGTACAGGGCGGTATCGTCGAGAAAGAAGCGCCACTGCACGCTTCCAACGTCGCCATTTTCAACGGCGCAACCAACAAGGCTGACCGCGTTGGTTTCAAAGTTGAAGACGGCAAAAAAATTCGTGTCTTCAAGTCGACCCAAAAAGCGGTTGATGCTTGA
- the rplV gene encoding 50S ribosomal protein L22 — MEVAAKLSGARISAQKARLVADQIRGKKVGEALNLLAFSSKKAAEIMKKVLESAVANAEHNEGADVDDLKVSTVFVNEGRSLKRIMPRAKGRADRIVKRSCHITVKVADK, encoded by the coding sequence ATGGAAGTAGCCGCTAAGTTGTCGGGCGCTCGAATCTCCGCCCAGAAAGCCCGCTTGGTCGCCGACCAGATCCGCGGGAAGAAGGTGGGCGAAGCGCTCAACCTGTTGGCTTTCAGCAGTAAGAAAGCCGCCGAGATCATGAAAAAAGTGCTGGAGTCGGCCGTAGCCAACGCCGAGCATAACGAAGGCGCAGACGTTGATGACCTCAAGGTCTCCACCGTTTTCGTCAACGAAGGGCGTTCGCTGAAGCGCATCATGCCACGTGCCAAAGGCCGTGCTGATCGCATCGTCAAGCGGTCTTGCCATATCACTGTCAAGGTTGCTGACAAGTAA
- the rplC gene encoding 50S ribosomal protein L3 codes for MTIGVVGRKAGMTRIFTEEGVSIPVTVIEIEPNRVTQFKTEESDGYRAVQVTVGERRASRVTAAQAGHFAKANVAAGRTVLEFRLEEGEYQAGDLINAEIFAAGQLVDVTGQSKGKGFAGTIKRHNFRGQDNTHGNSVSHRVPGSIGQCQTPGRVFKGKKMSGHMGAERVTVQSLEVVRVDAERNLLLVKGAVPGATGGNLVVRPAAKARG; via the coding sequence ATGACTATTGGTGTAGTCGGTCGAAAAGCGGGCATGACTCGTATTTTCACCGAAGAAGGTGTCTCCATTCCGGTCACGGTCATTGAGATCGAGCCGAATCGCGTCACCCAGTTCAAAACCGAAGAAAGCGATGGTTATCGTGCAGTGCAAGTCACTGTCGGTGAGCGTCGTGCTTCGCGCGTGACCGCTGCTCAAGCAGGTCACTTCGCTAAAGCGAACGTTGCCGCAGGTCGCACCGTTCTGGAATTCCGTCTTGAAGAAGGCGAGTACCAGGCTGGTGATCTGATCAATGCAGAAATCTTTGCCGCTGGTCAACTGGTCGATGTGACCGGTCAGTCCAAGGGTAAGGGTTTCGCAGGTACTATCAAGCGCCACAATTTCCGTGGTCAAGATAATACTCACGGTAACTCCGTTTCCCACCGCGTCCCGGGCTCTATCGGCCAGTGCCAGACTCCTGGTCGTGTATTCAAGGGCAAAAAAATGTCCGGTCATATGGGCGCTGAGCGCGTGACCGTGCAGTCCCTGGAAGTGGTGCGCGTGGACGCTGAACGCAATCTGTTGTTGGTCAAGGGCGCTGTTCCTGGCGCTACTGGCGGCAACCTGGTTGTACGTCCAGCAGCCAAGGCTCGCGGTTAA
- the rpsE gene encoding 30S ribosomal protein S5, which yields MANNDQKRDEGYIEKLVQVNRVAKTVKGGRIFTFTALTVVGDGKGRVGFGRGKSREVPAAIQKAMEAARRNMIQVDLNGTTLQYAMKSAHGASKVYMQPASEGTGIIAGGAMRAVLEVAGVQNVLAKCYGSTNPVNVVHATFKGLKAMQSPESIAAKRGLNVEEII from the coding sequence ATGGCAAATAACGACCAAAAACGCGACGAAGGCTACATCGAGAAGCTGGTTCAAGTTAATCGCGTAGCAAAAACCGTAAAAGGCGGCCGTATCTTCACTTTCACCGCGTTGACCGTGGTTGGTGATGGTAAGGGCCGTGTTGGCTTCGGCCGTGGCAAGTCGCGTGAAGTGCCTGCTGCGATCCAGAAGGCAATGGAAGCTGCTCGCCGCAACATGATCCAAGTTGATCTGAACGGCACCACTCTGCAGTACGCCATGAAGTCCGCTCACGGCGCTTCGAAGGTTTACATGCAGCCTGCTTCTGAAGGTACTGGCATCATCGCCGGCGGCGCAATGCGTGCTGTCCTGGAAGTTGCTGGCGTTCAGAACGTTCTGGCCAAGTGCTACGGTTCGACCAACCCGGTCAACGTTGTTCACGCAACGTTCAAGGGTTTGAAGGCCATGCAGTCTCCTGAGTCCATCGCTGCCAAGCGCGGCTTGAACGTTGAGGAGATCATCTGA
- the rpsC gene encoding 30S ribosomal protein S3 yields MGQKVHPIGIRLGIVKEHTSVWYADGRTYADYLLADLKVREYLQDKLKSASVSRIDIHRPAQTARITIHTARPGIVIGKKGEDVEKLRQDLTKQMGVPVHINIEEIRKPELDGMLVAQSVAQQLERRVMFRRAMKRAVQNAMRIGAKGIKIQVSGRLGGAEIARTEWYREGRVPLHTLRADIDYANYEAHTTYGVIGVKVWIFKGEVIGGRQEELKPQAPAPRKKAAK; encoded by the coding sequence ATGGGTCAGAAAGTACATCCCATTGGCATTCGCCTGGGAATCGTCAAGGAGCACACCTCCGTCTGGTACGCAGACGGTCGGACTTATGCGGACTATTTGCTCGCAGATCTGAAGGTGCGTGAGTATCTCCAAGACAAACTAAAAAGCGCGTCCGTTAGCCGTATCGATATCCATCGTCCGGCTCAAACTGCACGCATCACCATCCACACCGCTCGTCCAGGTATCGTTATCGGGAAGAAAGGTGAAGATGTTGAGAAACTGCGTCAGGACCTGACCAAGCAAATGGGTGTGCCTGTGCACATCAATATCGAAGAGATCCGCAAGCCGGAGCTTGACGGTATGCTGGTTGCTCAGAGCGTAGCTCAGCAGCTGGAGCGTCGTGTGATGTTCCGTCGCGCCATGAAGCGCGCCGTACAGAACGCCATGCGCATTGGTGCCAAAGGCATCAAAATCCAAGTGAGCGGTCGTCTCGGCGGTGCTGAAATCGCACGTACTGAATGGTATCGCGAAGGTCGTGTGCCACTGCACACCCTGCGTGCCGACATCGACTATGCCAACTACGAAGCTCACACCACTTACGGTGTGATCGGTGTCAAGGTTTGGATCTTCAAAGGCGAAGTAATTGGTGGTCGCCAAGAAGAACTGAAACCACAAGCACCAGCGCCTCGTAAAAAAGCTGCTAAGTAA
- the rplF gene encoding 50S ribosomal protein L6, whose product MSRVAKNPVKLPAGVEVKLVGQQLSVKGAKGTLDLNIHSSVEIVEEAGELRFAARNGDQQTRAMAGTTRALVNNMVQGVSQGFERKLQLVGVGYKAQAKGTVLNLALGFSHPVDYELPAGITAETPNQTDILIRGIDKQLVGQVAAEIRDFRRPEPYKGKGVRYADEVVRRKEAKKK is encoded by the coding sequence ATGTCACGCGTAGCTAAGAACCCCGTTAAGTTGCCAGCAGGCGTCGAAGTTAAACTCGTCGGCCAGCAGCTTTCGGTGAAGGGTGCAAAAGGCACTCTGGACCTGAACATTCATTCGTCCGTTGAAATTGTTGAAGAAGCTGGTGAGCTGCGTTTTGCTGCTCGTAACGGCGATCAACAGACTCGCGCAATGGCCGGTACCACTCGTGCGTTGGTAAACAACATGGTCCAAGGCGTAAGCCAAGGCTTCGAGCGTAAGCTCCAGCTGGTCGGTGTTGGTTACAAAGCGCAAGCAAAAGGCACGGTGCTGAACCTGGCCCTTGGCTTCTCGCACCCAGTGGACTACGAATTGCCAGCAGGCATCACCGCTGAGACTCCCAACCAAACCGATATCTTAATCCGTGGTATCGACAAGCAGTTGGTTGGTCAAGTGGCCGCTGAGATCCGCGACTTCCGCCGTCCAGAGCCATACAAAGGCAAAGGCGTGCGTTACGCGGACGAAGTCGTCCGTCGTAAAGAAGCCAAGAAGAAGTAG
- the rpsS gene encoding 30S ribosomal protein S19, translated as MPRSLKKGPFIDLHLLKKIEVAAEKNDRKPVKTWSRRSMILPQMVGLTIAVHNGRQHVPVLVNEDMVGHKLGEFAGTRTYRGHVADKKAKR; from the coding sequence GTGCCACGTTCTCTGAAAAAAGGTCCTTTTATTGATCTTCACCTACTGAAGAAGATCGAAGTGGCGGCGGAAAAGAACGATCGCAAACCGGTTAAGACCTGGTCGCGTCGTTCGATGATCCTGCCACAAATGGTCGGTTTGACCATTGCTGTGCATAACGGTCGTCAGCATGTTCCTGTTCTCGTGAACGAAGACATGGTCGGCCACAAACTGGGCGAGTTTGCCGGTACCCGCACTTATCGTGGGCACGTGGCAGACAAGAAAGCCAAGCGTTAA
- the rplB gene encoding 50S ribosomal protein L2, whose amino-acid sequence MAIVKCKPTSPGRRFVVKVVNKELHKGAPHAPLLEKKSKSGGRNNNGRITTRHVGGGHKQHYRLVDFRRNDKDGIAATVERIEYDPNRTAHIALLLYADGERRYIIAPKGVSAGDQLIAGALAPIKPGNALQLRNIPVGSTVHGIELKPGKGAQIARSAGASAQLVAREGVYVTLRLRSGEMRKVLSECRATLGEVSNSEHSLRSLGKAGAKRWRGVRPTVRGVAMNPVDHPHGGGEGRTSGGRHPVSPWGFPTKGAKTRGNKRTDKMIVRRRK is encoded by the coding sequence ATGGCAATCGTTAAATGCAAACCGACTTCCCCTGGCCGCCGTTTTGTGGTCAAGGTGGTCAACAAGGAGCTGCACAAAGGCGCTCCTCACGCACCGCTGCTCGAGAAAAAATCGAAGTCTGGTGGTCGTAACAACAATGGCCGTATCACTACTCGTCACGTAGGTGGTGGTCATAAGCAGCATTATCGTCTGGTCGACTTCCGTCGCAACGACAAGGATGGCATCGCTGCCACCGTCGAGCGCATTGAATACGATCCAAACCGTACTGCTCACATCGCACTGCTGCTGTACGCAGACGGCGAGCGTCGTTACATCATCGCGCCTAAAGGCGTGAGTGCTGGTGACCAGCTGATTGCAGGCGCCTTGGCTCCAATCAAGCCAGGCAACGCTCTGCAACTGCGCAACATCCCGGTTGGTTCGACCGTTCACGGTATCGAACTGAAGCCAGGTAAAGGTGCTCAAATCGCGCGTTCCGCTGGTGCTTCGGCTCAGTTGGTCGCTCGTGAAGGTGTCTACGTGACTCTGCGTCTTCGCTCCGGTGAAATGCGTAAAGTCCTGTCCGAATGCCGTGCAACTCTCGGTGAGGTTTCCAACTCCGAGCACAGCCTGCGTTCGCTGGGTAAAGCTGGTGCCAAGCGCTGGCGTGGCGTTCGCCCAACCGTTCGTGGTGTTGCCATGAACCCGGTTGACCACCCACATGGTGGTGGTGAAGGTCGTACCTCTGGTGGTCGTCATCCGGTATCGCCGTGGGGCTTCCCGACTAAGGGCGCGAAGACTCGTGGTAATAAGCGTACCGACAAAATGATCGTCCGTCGTCGCAAGTAA
- the rpsH gene encoding 30S ribosomal protein S8, with translation MSMQDPLADMLTRIRNAQMAEKPVVSMPSSTLKVAVAKVLKDEGYIAGYQISSETKPLLSIELKYFEGRPVIEEVKRVSRPGLRQYKSVDDLPKVRGGLGVSIVSTNKGVMTDRAARAAGVGGEVLCTVF, from the coding sequence ATGAGTATGCAGGACCCGTTAGCGGACATGCTAACTCGTATCCGTAATGCCCAGATGGCCGAAAAGCCCGTCGTAAGCATGCCATCCTCCACTTTGAAGGTGGCTGTAGCCAAAGTCCTGAAGGACGAAGGTTACATTGCGGGTTATCAGATCAGCAGCGAAACCAAGCCCTTGCTGTCTATCGAGCTGAAATACTTCGAAGGCCGTCCGGTTATCGAAGAAGTCAAGCGCGTTAGTCGTCCAGGCCTGCGTCAGTACAAGTCCGTCGATGATCTGCCAAAAGTTCGTGGCGGTCTCGGTGTGTCTATCGTCTCCACCAACAAAGGTGTGATGACGGATCGTGCTGCGCGCGCTGCCGGTGTCGGCGGCGAAGTGCTTTGCACAGTGTTCTAA
- the rpsN gene encoding 30S ribosomal protein S14, translating to MAKKSMKNRELKRQLTVAKYATKRAALKAIIVDLNASPEARWEATVALQKQPRDASASRMRNRCRLTGRPHGVYRKFGLGRNKLREAAMRGDVPGLVKASW from the coding sequence ATGGCCAAGAAGAGCATGAAAAACCGTGAGCTGAAGCGTCAGCTCACCGTTGCCAAGTACGCCACCAAGCGTGCAGCACTGAAAGCAATCATCGTCGATCTGAACGCAAGTCCAGAAGCGCGTTGGGAAGCTACCGTTGCGCTGCAGAAGCAACCACGTGACGCAAGCGCATCGCGCATGCGTAACCGTTGCCGCCTGACTGGTCGTCCGCACGGCGTTTACCGCAAGTTCGGCCTCGGCCGTAACAAGCTGCGTGAAGCTGCAATGCGTGGTGACGTACCAGGTCTGGTTAAAGCCAGCTGGTAA
- the rpmC gene encoding 50S ribosomal protein L29 translates to MKANELREKSAQQLNEQLLGLLRDQFNLRMQKATGQLGQSHLLSQVKRDIARVKTVLNQQAGK, encoded by the coding sequence ATGAAAGCGAATGAACTTCGTGAAAAATCAGCACAGCAACTGAACGAGCAACTGCTCGGCTTGCTGCGCGACCAGTTCAATCTGCGTATGCAGAAAGCAACTGGCCAGTTGGGGCAGTCTCACCTGCTCTCGCAAGTTAAGCGTGACATCGCTCGCGTGAAGACTGTGCTCAACCAGCAGGCAGGTAAGTAA